The DNA window GTGGCATGGCATTACTATCATGACGGTTTGACCCAGAGTGAAATCGGCGAACGGCTGAACCTGTCGCGCATCAAGGTGTCGCGCATGCTCGATCGTGGCCGGCGGATGGGCCTTATCCACGTTCACATCAATTCCAGCTATGGCGGCTGCTTCGCTCTGGAAGCCCGGCTGCAGGAAATCTATGGCCTCGACGAGGCGCGCGTCATCCCGGCCCAGGAATCTGGCAACGTCAACGACCGGCTGGCTGAAGCCGCGAGCCAGTATCTGATGGGACGCCTCAAGGACCAGGAAATGCTGGCCGTCGGCTGGGGCGCCACGGTGATGGGCACCTTGCAACGGCTTGCCCGAACTCTTTCTTACCGCGACATTTCGCTGGTCAGCCTGACGGGTGGCGTCTCCGCCTACATCGAGGGCGTCGCCTCGGGCCGGTCGTCCCAGAACGTCCACCTCATCCCGGCACCGCTCGTCGTGTCGCAGGAGAGCATTGCCGAGGCAATCCGCGCCGAGCGGCATGTCGTTGACGTGATGAGCATGGCGCGGACCGCCAACTATGCACTGGTCGGTATCGGCGCCGTAGCCGACGAGGCGACGCTGATCGCCTCTGGCTATGCCAGCCGCTCACAGTTCGAGATCTTCCGCCGCCAGGGCGCGGTGGGCGATATCATCGGCATCTTTTATGACCAGAACGGCGTGCCACTCGACCTCGCTTTCCACAAGATGCTGGTCGGGCTCGACTTCGAAGCGCTGTCTGCCATTCCGCAGGTGATCGCCGCCGCTGGCGGACCGAAGAAAGTCGATGCCATCCGCGCCGCCGCCCGTGGCGGCCGCATCGACGTGCTGATCACCGACGAGCCGACTGCCGAAGCCATCCTCGAGAAAGACCAAGCATGACCAGCTCCTACGTTCTCGCCATCGATGCCGGCACCGGCAGCGGCCGCGCCGTTATCTTCGACAAGGCCGGTCGCCAAATCGCCGTGGCACAGGAGGAATGGACGCATCTCAGCGACCCTGGCCATCCCGGTTCGATGGAATTCGACTGCGCCGCCAACTGGGCGCTACTTGCTGGCTGTGTTCGCCGGGCGCTCGCCTGCGCCGGCTTGCCAGCATCGGCTATCCGCGCCGTCAGCGCCACCTCGATGCGCGAAGGTATCGTGCTCTGGGACCGGAGCGGACATGAGCTCTGGGCCTGTGCCAATGTCGACTCGCGCGCGTCCGACGAGACGAAGGCGCTAAAGGCCGCCATGCCGGGCTTCGAGCGCGACGCCTATGCGGTCACTGGCCAGACCTTCGCGCTCGGCGCCATTCCCCGCCTCAAGTGGATCGAGCGGCATATGCCGGACGTCCACGCCCGCACGGCGCGCATGTGCATGCTGTCCGACTGGATTGTGGCGCGCCTTTCCGGCGAGATCGCCTGCGACCCATCCAACGGCGGCACCAGCGGCCTGCTTGCGCTCGGCACGCGAACCTGGGACGCCGATATAGCCCGCCGCGCGGGCGTCGATCCGGCCATCTTACCGCCCGTCCACGAGACCGGAACCGCCATTGGCCGCGTAACGGCGACCGCTGCGGCCGATACGGGACTTGCAGAGGGAACGCCAGTGGTGGTCGGCGGTGGCGACGTTCAGCTC is part of the Pleomorphomonas sp. PLEO genome and encodes:
- a CDS encoding sugar-binding domain-containing protein; translation: MNEAYDELAFEPHEEELLSRVAWHYYHDGLTQSEIGERLNLSRIKVSRMLDRGRRMGLIHVHINSSYGGCFALEARLQEIYGLDEARVIPAQESGNVNDRLAEAASQYLMGRLKDQEMLAVGWGATVMGTLQRLARTLSYRDISLVSLTGGVSAYIEGVASGRSSQNVHLIPAPLVVSQESIAEAIRAERHVVDVMSMARTANYALVGIGAVADEATLIASGYASRSQFEIFRRQGAVGDIIGIFYDQNGVPLDLAFHKMLVGLDFEALSAIPQVIAAAGGPKKVDAIRAAARGGRIDVLITDEPTAEAILEKDQA